In the Lepidochelys kempii isolate rLepKem1 chromosome 4, rLepKem1.hap2, whole genome shotgun sequence genome, TTCTTGGTTTTCTACCCAAGGCTCAAATAGGAGCATAGTGACAGTGCCATGTAATACAGCAAAGGTGCTGTCAGCAACACTGATTCAGATGTGAGGTGAAAGCCTAGCTCCTGTACATGAATAAGACCGCCAGAGCAGCATTCAGGAGCTCTAAAAGCCCGATTTGACCAGAGGATTCCCCCAGAACAGGAACTGGGGAAGACAACCGTAAGGCTGCTTTCTGAGGACCACCTCACAAGTCCCGGTACAAGAGATAGGGCATGTCAGGCCTCAGACTCACAGCAAGTAAACTTTTAACATGTAACCTTGGCAGTGATGCAATCAGTGACAGGCCTCCAAGGACTAGGTTATGCCAGGGGCTTCAGAGCAAATCCAGACTTAGGAGTgtgctggttgagaatttgaaagtggaaggcaacttgggtgacagtgatcatgaaatagtagagttcatgattctaaggaatggtaggagggaaaacagcaaaataaggataacggatttcaagaaggcagactttagcaaactcagggagctggtaggtaagatcccatgggaagcaagtctaaagggaaaaacagttcaagagttggcagtttttcaaagagacattattaagggcacaagagtgAACTATCCCAAGAGTAGGAAAGATGGgcagtatggcaagagaccactctggcttacccaggcgatcttcaatgatctgaaattcaaaaaaagagtcctacgaAGAGCGGAAACTAGTCAAATTACaaaagatgaatataaacaaataacacaagtatgtagggacaaaatttgaaaggccaaggcacaaaattagattaaactagctagagacaaaaagggtaacaagaaaaccttttacaaatatattagatacaagaggaagaccaaggacatggTAGTCCTGTTACTcaataaagggagggggaaacaagaacagaaaacGTGGAAAtagcagaggtgcttaatgacttctttgtttcggttttcaccaaggtGGTTGGTAacgattggacgtctaacatagtgaatgtcaaTGAAACTGAGGTagaatcagagtctaaaatagggaaagaatgagtcaaaaattacttagacaagttagatgtcttcaaatcaccagggcctgatgaaatgcatcctagaatactcaaggagctgactgaggagatatctgagccattagcgattatctttcaaaagtcatggaagacgggagacattccagaagactgaaaaagggcaaatatagtgcccagctataaaaagggaaataaggacaacccggggaattacagaccagtcagtttagcttctgtacccggaaagataatgcagcaaataattaagcaatcaatttgcaaacacctagaagataatgaggtgataaataagtcagcatggatttgtcaagaacaaacagtgtcaaaccaacctgatagctttctttgacagggtaacaagcctggtggatgggggggaagcggtagatatGGTAtctcttgactttagtaaggaggaaattcaataaggacaaatgcaaagtattccacttaggaaggaacaatcagttgcacagatacaaaatgggaaatgactgcctaggaaggagtactgaggaaagggatctggggaacatagtggatcacaagctaaatatgagtcagcagtgtaacactgttgcaaaagaagtgaacatccttctgggatgtattagcaggagtattgtaagcaagacacgagaatccttccactctactccgcacgggagtattgtgtccagttctgggcgccacatttcagcaaagatgtggataaattggaaaaagtccaattaagagcaacaaaaatgattcaaggtctagaaaacatgacctatgcgggaagattgaaaaaaactgggtttgtttagtctggaaaagagaagacagaggggacatggtaacagttttcaaatacataaacagttgttacaaggaggagggaggaaaattgttcttcttaacctctgaggctaggacaagaagcaatggacttaaattgcagcaagggcagtttaggttggacattaggataaacttcttaactgtcagagtggttaagcactggaataaattgcctagggaggcaatttccatcattggggatttttaagagcaggttggacaaacacctgtcagggatggtttagataatacttagtcttgccttgagtgcaggagactggactagatgacctctcgaggtcccgtccagttctatgattctaaagatgCCCCCTCCGACCACTGAGCTGTGAGCTTAGagacacagcacagaatctcatcTGTGATATTTAACTGGGAGTTGTGAGTGGTCTGAACCTGAATTGCTGCGTATGTTAATTAATCCATCTTAGCTTTGTTATAGAGGTTGCTTCTTTTTAAGAAAATAGGGACAAGCAGATTGATTCTCTACTTTTTAATTGGAAAATATGGCACAAATCTTGCTTCATATATACACAGAATCTAAATAAACAGCGGGAAACACACTTGTTGATATTGTTCTATGGCCTAAGAGCATTGTTGGACCTCATGCTGTTCCCCTCCAAGAAGGAAGTTGCTACAGTAACATTAAATATGATGGCCATTTATAGATTAATAGAttgtaaagccagaaggaaccttTGTTATCACTCCTGCATAAAgtgccacagaatttcactcagtaattaCTGTATCAAGACCAGGGACAGGTGGCTGAACTACACCACATTTTAGAAGAGCATCCAATTTTGATGGATTCCAATGATGGGGAATCTGCCACATTTTttgttaaattgttccagtggttaattatgtTCACTGTAAAAAACATGACTTTACAGAAAGACCCTACAAGATACATTCTACTCCCACTGACATTGCCAGTGCTGTTTCCTATTTACAAAATAAACATAATGAAATGGAGAAAATGTCTGccagtttaaataaaaacatgatTTTAATATTGTTTACAGATTTACAGCTGTATCACACTACAGTCTTTCTGCATTGTTCACCCATCTTGCATATACTGTCTTTCATCTGTATTTATAAACTCAAAAAGGAATAATCAAACAGTGGAGTAAACTACAATGATCTGCATAATTTATTCTAATCATATTTATTCTATAAATGGCTAAAGATTGAACCAAATAGCAAGTTCTCTTTTCTTCCCTCAAACGTATGAAAAAGTGTTTCAGCTCTAAACTCAAAAATAATTCAGCCATCTCAGTCAGTCCATTTTGTTCCAGAAGCTACGGAACTCTAAAGAAAAAATTAGTATTAATCTTCAGAATCAGCAGCATTCACTGAAGTGACTACCTAAACCACCATATTAAGAATCCTTCTCCAGCAACACCCGAACAATACACTCAGTGTATGAGTCAAAATAGTTGCTTTGAACATATCCATCTTCAATCACACCTTGTGATGTACAAAGACGATGTTATTTCCTTCCAAATGGATCAGACCATACTTTTAACCCtataaatcaagaaaaaaaacacTATCAAGAGTTTATAGATTTTTATAGGCCAAAAGGACAATTATAATtatcgtctgacctcctgcataataggTCAAAGAACTGCACACTGTAATTTCTGAATCAAGCCCGTAACTTCTGTTTGACCTATGCATATCatttagaaagacatctagtcttgatttaaagaattcAAGTCATGGAGActctaggtaagttgttccaatggttaattactctcagtgTTAAAAAACTGCAtcttatttttagtctgaatttatctagcttccaTCTGCTATGTCTTTTTCGACTAGATTATAGAGCTGTCTATTATcagacatctctctctctctcatgtaggCACTTGTAGACAGTGATCAAGTCACTGCTTAACCTTCTTTTGGATAAACAGACTGAGCTTCTTTAGTCTAAATCCATAAGGCACATCTTCCAGACCTCAACTCATTCctgtagttcttttctgaaccttatCCAATTTTTTAACATCCTATTTGAAGTGTGGATACACTGGATACAATATTGAAGTAATGGTTTCACTGATGTTATATACAGAAGTAATACCACCTCTCTACTCGATATTCCCCTGAAGTTGATTTGGACttttataaaaaaattgaaacaaataaTCCTGTAATACCTATTACAGAAACACAAATAGCCTCTTGTCTGCAGCAACAAATAGCCAACCTTGAATGGCTAACAGCTAGTACTTTAATCCTCCCAGAGCCCTTACATTTACTTTGCCTATCAACAAGAATCTCTTTCACTGGCACAGCAAGCCAAAGAAGCTAGCTGGAAATTATAACAGTAATTATCAACAAAATATTTCTGACAATGGAAACAATACATGCTCAGGCAGCTCAGTTCTACATAGTTTCTTGGTTAGAGCTTCTATTCAGCAATGCAGAGTGcaaatgtacatttttacagtAAAGCCCAGCCTACACATAGAAGCTTTTAATTGGTTTAGAAATCTGTTGTTTAATCTGTACAACCCCTCTGCATGAATGCTCTGAAACTGGTTTAAAAGTGACATATCTCCACACAGAGgggttgcaccaatttaactaaatcaatttctAAACCAAGTTAGTTAAATTGGTGAAATTTCTGTGCAACGACGATGTGACACTCTACATCCCAGGGGAGTGCCCTGTAGCCCCAATATTCATCATTTGTTTATAactgtgatattgcatataaagcatgacatgtgaggtatcaggggaaagaacaatggctttcagcagatcatgaccctatctaaatatgtatatcattagtgcatATAAAGTTATGCagttgtgttgtatggttgtcactaaaatacgCTGTGAATTGGGGAATTGCCCAGATATTAGATCCCTGCAGACAAGGACAAGGGAGCTAACCACAGCCTAGGCGGGTGTCAAACAATCATCAACAGCCATTATCCTgcaagggagttacaattcaGTGACCcacttgcacaaggccacactaggggaattgctcaaccttgcctggtggagactcagcaatgcccaccagacatgccttgAATTATGTTCTCCAAACACATGGatggactaagggtatgtcttcgcTACCTGCCACATTGGCAggcagtgatcaatccagcggggatcgatttatcgcgtctagccTAGGCacgctaaatcgacccctgagagctctcccgtcgactcctgtactccagcgccacaagaggcgcaggcagagtcgacaggagagtggcagcagtcgactcaccgtagcgaagacaccacagtaagtcggtctaagtacgtcgacttcagctacattattcacatagctgaagtcgcGTAACTTAGATTAATCTCCccacacagtgtagaccagggcttagagtatAAAATAGAGCACAGGGGCCCCATGCTTTGCCTTTGCTCCTCCCtacacctatgctgcaagcaacaagaaCACTccgaagactgaagactccaacagaggagactggcccaggtttcaaagGTGAAACCTGCGTACTATGatctgcaatatccagtggggtgagaaaaactgtttaatctagatgttgccaagtctaatagggttgagagtttagactgcatgcttatattttcttttcttttggtaaccattCTGActttttgtaatcaataaacttgttttactgtttatctttatcAGTGAATTTGCCTGAAGcgtttggtaaatctgctcaggttcacaaaggctggtgtatatccacctTCCATTGAttaagtggtgaaccaattagtGAACTgcttgtcttgagcagtgcaagatactatattcctgaggtacaaggctgggagctgcggAGATTCGGCtgatgcctttctctgtgtgattcatgagcggctctgggagcattcatgcaatctagctgggtgtggagCTCCACgtgcagttgtgctgagtgataacagcgcctggaggggtttgctgcttgtaactagcaaggcattgtgagagacaacccCAGGGTGGaaagttaagggggcacagcggtcccaaaGTCCCAGCTGCACCTCTGGAATCCTGTCACAGATGATGCCTGAGAAAACTGTTTAGCACTAAGTCACGTATTACAAGTTGTTTGTTAGTTTTTCTAAAAGAACACTGAATAATTAAATGGACAGACTATTTAATTTAACATACTTGCTTTTAAAGTCTATTTAAATGCTGAAATTATAGTATTCAATGAGTGTTTTATTACCTGGAGGCTGAACATCCTCTTGAACAATACCAGATCGATTTGTTGCCTGTTCCTTCCCTGGTAAACACAACAAACAGTaaaatcacacagacagaaacacCATATATTCTTACAGTAGCGAACAAAATGTTATGAATCAGAAAGGcagcaaaaaaaatctgcatgtgATAGTCTGACACGCTGGTGAACAGCAGTCTGCTCAGCAAAAATATAATAAATCACACAGGATGAAAGCTTGCATCTCAGACCAATAAACAGCAAGAAAATTTTTGGATATATAACCAAACCAAAAAGAGATAATGTGAAAGGATTAGTTTCTTTGATATAGTGTTTCTATAATATAGTGTCAGCTATTGCCAAAAGGTGATATTAGGGAACACAACACCTTAGTGACAGATAAAATGCAACACTGATGAGtgaaaaataatgcacattggaaaaactatacatacaaaatgatgtgaTCTAAATTAGCTCAAGGAGTGATCTTGGagtaattgtggatagttttctgaaaacatccgttcaatgtgcagcagcagtcaaaaaagctaatagaatgttagaCGCCACCAGAAAAGGGATagattataaaacagaaaatatcataatgccactatgtaaatccatggtacacccaaactttgaatactgcctgcagatctggtcgtcccatctcacAAAAGATGTTAGAATTGTAaatggtacagaaaagggcaacaaaaatgattaggtgtatggaacaacttccatacgaggtgagattaaaaaagactgaaactgttcaccttagaaaagagactactaaagtgagaatatgatagaggtctataaaatcatgaatggtgtggagaaaatgaatatggaagtgttatttaccccttcaataacacaagaaccaggggtcacccaatgaaattaataggcggaGAGGTTTAAAACAAGAAGGAAGTACttgttcacacaacacacagtcaacctgtggaactcattgccatgggatctTGTGAAGTATAACTGCGTTAAAAAAAGAATCCAATATTCTCATgaaggatgggtccatcaatggcggtTAGCCAAGATGACCTGGACACAACCCCATACTCCGAATGTCTCTAAACGTccaaatgccagaagctgggactagacaatGGGATGGAtaactcaataattgccctgttttgttcactctctctgaagcatctggcactggtcactgttgtAAGACAAGATACTAGCctagatggaacattggtctgacctggtatggccaTTTTTACAAAATGGAAGAAGGGTGGTTAGAACATTTTGGGTGCTCTTATAATATGATATCATAATAATGTATCTTCTTATAGACAGGACTGGTCGCACTAAACATCTTCAAGTTTCCCTGACACTTCCCAATAGAAGAACCTGTTTGCAATAGCTTttaactttaaccatttgggttgAAAATTTCCCTGCCAGGAGTCTGCCTCAAGCTTTCCCCCGCTCTCCcccggggaggagggagagagagagagtaactGTGACAGAATTGGAGGAGGAGACTGGCACTTGTTGGCCAAAGAGACTGGAAATTGGAGCTAATGAGACAGACCTttggaaggagcaggctgggactgggagctgtggggcagagaggggagggaaatgtCACGAGTATCAGATGAGGAGTTGGGAGATATACATTTTGATACAGTCTATCGACAAGGGGGagtgaattaagattgcacaggcaaccttaatactgGAATTTCCAGacttttgggtgcttgactttgtaaccttaatgaTGTTCTTTTATCATAGTGTTTTGTGTGtaatttatatttaaactgcATTATGAGGAGGAACAGGATACAGAGAAGAGTGATCAGTTTTTGATGGGAAATGGAACAGAAAGTGTATCTTGGTGGGAAGCTCCAGTCTGAGTAAGTGGAGCTTTCCTAACAGACTGTAGGTGCTTACCAATTAGCATGgcatttaaactgaaataaaatgaaagtcCCTCTGAGGTGGCCATAAAATTTGTTTCACTTTCTCTTTtacaattcaaaaatattttcaaactctTTCAATAGATGAATCACAATAAAGTTTGTGTTAAAATGGAGATACAAATTATAAGAGATTAGCTCCTTTGTTCTCCATTATTAGTTGTCCCCCTTAAAAGCTTGATATAAAATTTCTGTGCAGAAATTTGATCTcctgtatttttcaatttttttttcttttctgtttccatCTGAATTGTTTTATGGCTCTTTGTGCACAATGGAGCAACAATAAACTCTGGCATCAACTGAAAGTTAATTtatgctccccctgctggctctGCATCAGCAAAACACTAAACACTGACTCATCTAGGTCTTGCATAAAaagcatttgatttttaaaaatttgtttacaGAATACAACAGCAAGTTTAAAAATTTAAGAGCCAAACAAACAGTAGATTAGAAAAGTACCATATTCTAGACAGTTAACcgtgaaaaacaaagaaaaaagagaatATAGTTTAGACTAGCATTCAAGGCAATGTTCACGACGTTCTAGTCACTCAAGTTATCATGACTAGCGACTAAGGTAGCTCTTAAATTCACACTATATACAGGTTATATATGTGGTATATTTATGGGAAGCTTTATGCACCCCTTAAGCTGGAATGTTCTCTTCTGCTTCAATTCAAATTACTCTCTAAAACTCACTTCTTCTGCAATATTTATCAGAACTGAGGGGAAGgtagaaaatatttgttttaaaatacgagtttaaaaatgtgttcatGCCTCACTGATTCACATAACTGTATGCTCTTATTGTCATCATtgtccttttctttccccttctcttgATTCCCCCATACATTGTCACATCAAACTCAGACTCTTTTGGGATAGGTCCACATCCGTAATTTTTTCTGTGAGGGAACAGCACATTTTGGGAGCTTGAAAAAGTAATTACAACTCCATGGATGTGAGAGATTTAAGTAATGGGACATTAACTTGAAGTTTaggtatcttttaaaataaaggcaTTTTAGACCCTGGAGGTACAACAAGTGTTCCTGTGTCCTCCCGTGCCTTATTAATGTTCACAATAGAAAATGGAACACAGTGATACAGCCAGAATTCAAAATTTAGAGTTTCTGGATTCCAGCTGTGCTCAGGCCATCAGTCCACACTGCCTCCTATAttgtacatatacacacatatattatGTAATGGATCATTGAAAAGCCTATTTTGGTGAGTTTCCAGTTGTTTAATATGATTTTATTTTCCACTGTAAAAGGTCTGCCTCAACTCCCTTTTCTATAACAATGGGATATTACAAGCAAATAATAAAGGAGGGattattcaaaaatatttctatagCAAAGATTGGTCGTTTTATATGATGTGAAACAACAAGTAGTATACATTAGGAGCATTTATTCCCTAATCTGCAACAAGTTATCTTTATCTGAAATAGAGGGGAGAAATAGGGAAGAATAGTGAAAATATTAGCTTGTGTTAAGTGAGTTTGTTGCAAAAAATGTATTCCAGACACCAAGGGACGCTCTTGAAAGCAAACTAGCAAATGTTATGGATACAAAACCCATGCTCACTCTACAGTTTACAACATAAAAgtaaggtgaaaaaaccccaccatTCAACTGCTAAAGTCACATGTCTTAAAGAACAGTTTTTCCAAGAAACCATTCAGTATGCAGCATGGACAGAGTTCTTTGGGGGGGATGATGCTAGAATGTCTTAGCACCATTAATCCTATCTCCATCATGAttcttttttgtgggggaggtgagggggaaggagagaaagacTGTTAAGCCATTTTATTTTATACACAAAATAGCATGTCAAAGACTTGGTAAATTTAGCATTCCCAGTTATCCAAATTAGGCAGAGAATTATGTCCAGAAGTCTTCTTGTGACAGCTCATCTACTTAAGAAGTGTTTAGTCCAACTTGATGAAGCCGATGTCCTTGGCACACTGGCAGAAACACTGCCTGCACATGTTCAGCCTGCACTTGCGGATCAGGCCGTGGCGGTTCGAGCACAGGCAGCACGAGCGGCAGCCGTGGCTCCAGTAGAGCTGCTGGTGACCCATCCTGCCCGAACTGTCAAGCTAACTGAATACAGCCACAACAACCACCCATGGAACCTATCACCACAAAGCCTTTTCTTCAAAGCACTTCATTTGAAAGAAGAGAACTCCTCTCCTGGAGGTTTCTTGCTAAGTAGTTACTGAAAATATAGAACAGATGACAGCAGGGAGGTGTCACTTGTCTGGTTACGGACGTTTATTGTGGGAGGCAGTAATGGTGCTCTGTCAGGATATATATATAGGCTGGctaaaaaaaacaaggaaaatctGAATCCCTGAGACAGCCAAGAGGATGAGGGGAACACAGGAGGGGACCATGGGGGAAAATAACTCATGtgatcagcaaaaagaaaaggaggacttgtggcaccttagagactaacaaatttatttgagcatgagctttcctgagctacagctcacttcatgggatgcatgtgATCAGGAGGCTCAGGGAGGGACAACCCAAAGGGTAAATGAAGCGCTTGCTGTACGGCACAGAGAGGATATCGTGAGGGGCGAGAGGAGGAGTCCTAGGGGTTACACAGGGAGGGGACCGGGGCGGGGCATGCCCGAAGGGGAGGTTGCTCACTGGGGCCCGGGGCATGCCCGGGAGGACAGGGGACACGCAGGTGGGCACCGGGCACCCTACAGGAGAAACGTCCGCGGGCTCAGCCGCGCAGggtgaggggcacaggctggaggAAGGGGCCGCCAGAGTGATGCACAGGAAGCGGCGGCGTACAGGGGAGGATCGGCAGAGGGGGGCGGGGACCGCATCACCCGAGGCACTGCCCACCCCAGGGGGGATCACGTGAGGCtcgttggggtgggggggggtcccgCACTCACTGTATTGCTCCACCTGCAGCAGCGGCCGGAAGTAGATGGGATAAAACGCCGCCCCCACCACGGCCGCGAACCCGCCGAAGATGAGCAGCGTGCGGGAGATCCGCGCCAtggcctgcagagggcagggCGCAAACCTGCGCGCGATCAACACCTgcgctccctgcctcccccgctcccccttTGCACACTTCCGCTTCCGGGGCAAatgcaggggctgctgggaagcAGCCTGGATCACGTGGGTGCTCCGGCCTGGGCGAGAGCTAAGCCACGCCCCCTCTCACAGGCGCCCGCTTCCCCGCTGTCACAGCGCGGCCTGCGCAGAGCGCCCCGTTCTGCGTCCTCGAGCGCGCTCCGGAGGGCGGAGCCTGTCGCCTCACCTCAGTGCTCCGAGCCCCGGGAGGCGCCGGCTTGGGCGGGCCTCCCTGGCGGGGTCACGGCCGCGACCTTGGAAATCCCGCCGCCGTTGGTCACGAGCGTCCGCGAGCTCGGAGTATGCCGGGCTTTGGACAAGCACGTGGTCGAATGGCGGGCCTGGTACAAACGCCTCTCTGTGcggacagacagagagacagactcaGGGGAAAGAGGGGTACACCCATGATTCCTGAGGGGTTTGGGTTGTAGGCGGGGTGTTACCTTTGTATAACTGCCTACGTCTGGAAAATACAACGTATAGTCCATTTATATCTCAGTACCCTTCATTTGCCacctttttagtctctcctcagtCCTCCACTGAGCATCTCATTGTCATTTAAAAGCCTCTGTTACACTCCATGCAGCCACAGTGCaatgtactcctgggggaaatttGTGTCACTGCacgtgcgcagaattcatgttctCTGCAGATTTCtatgcttccccacagaaaaatgacttctgatggaGAAGcacagggaagctgcaagagcagtcatgcactcCTCCCTGGCAGCATAGGCAGGTCGGTTTGGGCTCCTGAAGTGGGGGAAGAGCAGCTGAGCAGTCATGCGTGTCAGAGAGACATTCTCTCCCTCTCGCTCGCTATTGCGGCACATTTGGCATGGAGGGACAGAGTTtcagggtgtttctgaggagttaggcatggggcaggctctgtcccctcaggcagagcagaacgTAGCAGCCTGTCTTCTTAGTCAgttgttcccattgtctttgtgaattcccccaggagtataaaacaggtgtcaaagttttaaggctcctttacattaccagagtggtgtaaaggacagtatgACCTTATAAATTCTTATGGTGCTTTAATGATTTGAACTGGTCtacatttttggactgaaaaagtTTCCTATCAAAatatgctccatgaactgtttgctactaaccattctggagatggtcagtagccaatataaattatGAGTTGATTCCCCAGCTCCCTTATTGCTCAGTTTCCTATgattaaggctgtgagtttgtcatggaggtcacagattctgggactttctgtgacttctgcagcagctggtgagcttggccctggggcagcccctgggcaAGTTGCACAGGCTGCTGCTGGGGTAGTCTCGGGTCACCGtgctccccagcagcaggagtttgggtgtaggagagAGTAGGGGGTTGGGTCATGAGACAGGGTGAGGGATCTGGGTAGCACTTACCCTGAAGCAGCAACATCCTCCTCCCAACCAATAAGAGCTGTGGAGGCAGTGCTCAGGGCGGagacagcgtgcagagctgcctggccatgcctccactgaggagctgaaggagggggctgttgctgcttccagggaggcacggagccaggtagggagcctgccagctgtGCCACCTCCCCAGCGGTGGTCCTGGGCTACGCAACTCCGGGCCACCCCCGTGCCAGCGGCCACAGCGCCCCTGTGCTGCTGCCCCGAGtacccccaagatttagtcagaggtatatagtacaagtcatgaacaggtcatgggccatgaatttttgtttactgcccatgacctgtccatgacttttactaaaaatacccatgactaaaacgtagccttacctATGATGTAatactgagcatatggctgcatatatttgttgactaataactagaaataaagaatCAAActtagctacattactattaggcaAGGGGGTTGGGGGATTTCCTCCAATGTtctccactcccattctccacccattatattgtagtttaaataaattacctaaataattgaaaccagca is a window encoding:
- the SMIM20 gene encoding small integral membrane protein 20 isoform X5, whose translation is MARISRTLLIFGGFAAVVGAAFYPIYFRPLLQVEQYRKEQATNRSGIVQEDVQPPGLKVWSDPFGRK
- the SMIM20 gene encoding small integral membrane protein 20 isoform X3 is translated as MARISRTLLIFGGFAAVVGAAFYPIYFRPLLQVEQYRKEQATNRSGIVQEDVQPPGFADTFEWSPKEGYSRQHYILMSTLGERRH
- the SMIM20 gene encoding small integral membrane protein 20 isoform X4, with amino-acid sequence MARISRTLLIFGGFAAVVGAAFYPIYFRPLLQVEQYRKEQATNRSGIVQEDVQPPGFADTFEWSPKEGYSSCLAECCGGCCIT
- the SMIM20 gene encoding small integral membrane protein 20 isoform X2 encodes the protein MARISRTLLIFGGFAAVVGAAFYPIYFRPLLQVEQYRKEQATNRSGIVQEDVQPPGFADTFEWSPKEGYSSRRHVDTLGACRAPSTKGHCWSK
- the LOC140910700 gene encoding small ribosomal subunit protein uS14-like, whose amino-acid sequence is MGHQQLYWSHGCRSCCLCSNRHGLIRKCRLNMCRQCFCQCAKDIGFIKLD